From the genome of Variovorax sp. RA8, one region includes:
- the pxpB gene encoding 5-oxoprolinase subunit PxpB, whose amino-acid sequence MTHGPRLHALGDAALLCELPAPATLAQQQQIWALANEALQWRGVHEVLPGMNNLSLLFDPEEVDAAELEMQVLSAWPQLAGMAIEGRDIRIPVAYGGEAGPDLADVAAHTGLAPAEVVRRHSDADYVVYLLGFLPGFAFLGGLPPELATPRRAEPRVAVPARSVGIGGAQTGIYPLVSPGGWQLIGRTPLELFDPRAAEPTLLRPGDRVRFVVESAEL is encoded by the coding sequence ATGACGCACGGGCCGCGTCTGCACGCCCTGGGCGATGCGGCATTGCTGTGCGAGCTGCCGGCGCCAGCAACGCTGGCGCAGCAGCAACAGATCTGGGCGCTGGCGAACGAAGCCCTGCAATGGCGCGGCGTGCACGAGGTGCTGCCGGGCATGAACAACCTGAGCCTTCTTTTCGATCCCGAAGAGGTCGACGCCGCCGAGCTGGAGATGCAGGTGCTGTCGGCCTGGCCGCAACTGGCCGGCATGGCGATCGAAGGGCGCGACATCCGCATCCCCGTGGCCTACGGCGGCGAGGCCGGCCCCGACCTGGCCGATGTGGCGGCGCACACCGGGCTGGCGCCGGCCGAGGTGGTGCGGCGCCACAGCGACGCCGACTACGTGGTCTACCTGCTGGGCTTCCTGCCGGGCTTCGCCTTCCTGGGCGGCTTGCCGCCGGAACTGGCGACCCCACGGCGTGCGGAACCCCGGGTGGCGGTGCCGGCCCGCTCGGTCGGCATCGGCGGGGCGCAGACCGGCATCTATCCGCTGGTCTCGCCCGGCGGCTGGCAGCTGATCGGCCGCACCCCCCTCGAGCTCTTCGATCCGCGCGCGGCCGAGCCCACGCTGCTGCGTCCGGGCGACCGTGTGCGCTTCGTCGTCGAAAGTGCCGAGCTGTGA
- a CDS encoding M16 family metallopeptidase, whose translation MSSFKNIRTLRCLAYLALALAGAAAHAAVPIEHWTLPSGAKVYLAATDALPIVDVQIDFDAGSRRDPPAQSGLAGVTAGMVEKGIRANGSDPAMDQNALGEAWADLGADFDASAGSDRMSFSLRTLSEPALLQKAVHLAAREIGEPAFPEDVWQRERERLNASIREANTKPATLAARTFSQNVYGDHPYGLDTTEATLARIDTAAMRQRYEQLIQPCRAKLSIVGAVTRAQAETIANTLLSRLPAPAGGCAALPPVAEVAPLAAAKDVRLPFDSAQAHVWIGQPGYARRDPDHFALTVGNYILGGGGFVSRLTEEVREKRGLAYSVYSTFSPGLHAGSFRIGFQTRPDQAADAVKVSREVLARFVAEGPTAAELKAAKDNLIGGFPLLLDSNRKLLGNVSNIAWNDLPLDYLETWTARMNAVTAADVKAAFARKLQPDRMVTVVVGGRP comes from the coding sequence ATGTCGAGCTTCAAGAACATCCGAACCCTGCGGTGCCTGGCCTACCTGGCACTGGCGCTGGCCGGCGCTGCAGCGCATGCGGCCGTGCCCATCGAGCACTGGACATTGCCCAGCGGCGCCAAGGTCTACCTCGCTGCCACCGACGCCCTGCCCATCGTCGACGTGCAGATCGATTTCGACGCCGGCAGTCGGCGCGACCCGCCGGCGCAGTCCGGGCTGGCCGGCGTGACTGCCGGCATGGTCGAGAAAGGAATCCGGGCCAATGGCAGCGATCCCGCCATGGATCAGAATGCGCTGGGCGAGGCCTGGGCCGATCTGGGCGCCGACTTCGATGCCAGCGCCGGCTCCGACCGCATGAGCTTCTCGTTGCGCACGCTGTCCGAGCCGGCCCTGCTGCAAAAGGCGGTGCATCTCGCGGCGCGCGAGATCGGCGAGCCGGCCTTTCCCGAAGACGTTTGGCAGCGCGAGCGCGAGCGCCTCAACGCCTCGATCCGCGAAGCCAACACCAAGCCCGCGACCCTGGCGGCGCGCACCTTCTCGCAGAACGTGTACGGCGACCACCCCTACGGACTGGACACGACCGAGGCCACGCTGGCGCGCATCGACACGGCTGCGATGCGCCAGCGCTACGAGCAACTGATCCAGCCCTGCCGCGCCAAGCTCAGCATCGTCGGCGCGGTCACGCGCGCGCAGGCGGAGACGATCGCGAACACGCTGTTGTCGCGCCTGCCAGCGCCGGCTGGCGGCTGCGCCGCGCTGCCCCCCGTTGCAGAAGTGGCGCCGCTGGCTGCCGCCAAGGACGTGCGCCTGCCTTTCGACTCGGCCCAGGCCCATGTCTGGATCGGCCAGCCGGGCTACGCACGCCGCGACCCCGACCATTTCGCGCTCACCGTCGGCAACTACATCCTCGGCGGCGGCGGCTTCGTCTCGCGCCTGACCGAGGAAGTGCGCGAGAAGCGCGGCCTGGCCTACAGCGTCTACAGCACCTTCTCGCCGGGCCTGCACGCGGGCTCGTTCCGCATCGGCTTCCAGACCCGGCCCGACCAGGCGGCCGACGCGGTGAAGGTCTCACGCGAGGTGCTCGCCAGGTTCGTCGCGGAGGGGCCGACCGCGGCCGAGCTCAAGGCCGCCAAGGACAACCTGATCGGCGGCTTCCCGCTGCTGCTCGACAGCAACCGCAAGCTGCTCGGCAACGTGTCCAATATCGCGTGGAACGACCTGCCGCTCGACTACCTCGAGACCTGGACCGCGCGCATGAACGCGGTCACCGCGGCCGATGTCAAGGCCGCCTTCGCGCGCAAGCTGCAGCCCGATCGCATGGTCACGGTGGTGGTCGGCGGAAGGCCTTGA
- a CDS encoding RsmD family RNA methyltransferase: MSKRTPARSRAVKPTPRPADARRNEVRIIGGRWKRTRLAVADKPGLRPTPDRVRETLFNWLASLAGASGGELPDWHCVDAFAGTGALGFEAASRGAASVLLCEQDAALVAQFQALKAKLEADAVRIERGNGVTALERAASGSLHAVFLDPPFESTALYAPALRAAARALRPQGVVYLEAARRWPDEELAAFGLGVFRYLKAGAVHAHLLILASDTAA; this comes from the coding sequence ATGAGTAAACGGACACCTGCCCGCAGCCGTGCCGTGAAGCCGACCCCCAGGCCGGCCGATGCGCGCCGCAACGAGGTCCGCATCATCGGTGGCCGATGGAAACGCACGCGCCTGGCCGTGGCCGACAAGCCCGGCCTGCGCCCCACGCCCGACCGCGTGCGCGAGACGCTCTTCAATTGGCTCGCCAGTCTCGCCGGGGCCAGCGGCGGCGAGTTGCCGGACTGGCACTGCGTCGATGCGTTCGCAGGCACCGGCGCGCTCGGCTTCGAGGCTGCCTCGCGCGGCGCGGCCTCCGTGCTGCTGTGCGAGCAGGACGCAGCGCTGGTCGCGCAATTCCAGGCGCTGAAAGCAAAGCTGGAAGCCGATGCCGTCCGCATCGAGCGCGGCAACGGCGTCACCGCACTCGAGCGCGCCGCGTCGGGCAGTCTGCATGCGGTGTTCCTCGATCCGCCCTTCGAGAGCACGGCGCTCTACGCGCCAGCCCTGCGCGCCGCCGCGCGCGCATTGCGGCCCCAGGGCGTGGTCTACCTCGAAGCGGCGCGTCGATGGCCCGACGAAGAGCTCGCAGCCTTCGGCCTCGGCGTGTTCCGATACCTCAAGGCCGGCGCGGTGCATGCACATCTCTTGATACTTGCGTCTGACACCGCTGCATAA
- the pxpA gene encoding 5-oxoprolinase subunit PxpA, giving the protein MRIDLNADLGEGCANDEALLKLVSSANIACGWHAGDPKTMRQCVRWALDNGVAIGAHPSFPDRENFGRSEMHLPPEEIVAGVLYQVGALAAIVKAEGGTLAHVKPHGALYNQAVKDPVLADALCEAVRRFDPGLRFFGLAGSGMIGAAERAGLEPVEEVFADRGYMPDGSLVPRSRPGALIEDEEQSLAQTLSLVRDHRVTAIDGTVVSVNAQTVCLHGDGAHALAFARRIRERLESEGIAVAATA; this is encoded by the coding sequence ATGCGGATTGACCTCAACGCCGACCTCGGCGAGGGCTGCGCCAACGACGAGGCGCTGCTCAAGCTCGTGAGCTCCGCCAACATCGCCTGTGGCTGGCATGCGGGCGACCCGAAGACCATGCGCCAATGCGTGCGCTGGGCGCTGGACAACGGCGTTGCCATCGGGGCCCACCCCAGCTTCCCCGACCGCGAGAACTTCGGCCGCAGCGAGATGCATCTGCCGCCCGAGGAGATCGTCGCGGGCGTGCTCTACCAGGTCGGCGCGCTGGCGGCCATCGTCAAGGCCGAGGGCGGCACGCTGGCGCATGTCAAGCCGCACGGCGCGCTCTACAACCAGGCGGTGAAAGACCCCGTGCTGGCCGACGCCCTGTGCGAGGCGGTGCGACGCTTCGACCCCGGCCTGCGCTTCTTCGGCCTCGCCGGCAGCGGCATGATCGGCGCCGCCGAGCGCGCGGGGCTGGAGCCGGTCGAGGAGGTGTTCGCCGACCGCGGCTACATGCCCGACGGCAGCCTGGTGCCGCGCAGCCGGCCCGGCGCCCTGATAGAGGACGAAGAGCAGTCGCTGGCCCAGACGCTGTCGCTCGTGCGCGATCACCGCGTGACCGCGATCGACGGCACGGTGGTCAGCGTCAACGCACAGACCGTCTGCCTGCATGGCGACGGCGCGCATGCGCTGGCCTTTGCGCGCCGCATCCGCGAGCGGCTCGAGAGCGAAGGCATCGCGGTCGCTGCGACGGCCTGA
- a CDS encoding biotin-dependent carboxyltransferase family protein, which yields MLRPGLLASVQDLGRYGHRQQGICPGGALDALGLALANRLVGNGDGAAGLELTLGGCEIRFDTPTRIALTGDDFGARLDGSPLWPCWSVPVQAGQVLRLGPANEWSAKAGLRSWLAVAGGIDVPQVIGSRSTDLKAGFGGHLGRALKKGDRLPLGASKLDATHLARRAFGLRAPGWEQDSEGAVVLRVMPGPEFEQFTVAAREQLWSASWRITPQSNRMGNRLDGPELKRKRNADMLSSAVIPGTIQVPPSGQPIILMGDAQTTGGYPRIGVVIRADLWKLARAPLNGRLRLAEVDAAAALQAWAGQRRYLAQVGQALAAAGWPVPAHNPAEGESHHAD from the coding sequence GTGCTGCGTCCCGGCCTGCTGGCTTCCGTGCAGGACCTGGGCCGCTATGGCCACCGGCAGCAGGGCATCTGCCCCGGCGGCGCCCTCGACGCGCTCGGGCTCGCGCTGGCCAATCGGCTGGTGGGCAACGGCGACGGCGCGGCCGGCCTCGAGCTCACCCTGGGCGGCTGCGAGATCCGCTTCGATACGCCCACCCGCATCGCGCTGACGGGCGACGACTTCGGAGCCCGTCTTGATGGCTCGCCGCTGTGGCCCTGCTGGAGCGTCCCGGTGCAGGCCGGCCAGGTGCTCCGGCTCGGACCTGCGAACGAATGGAGCGCGAAGGCGGGCCTGCGCAGCTGGCTCGCCGTTGCCGGCGGCATCGACGTGCCGCAGGTCATCGGCTCGCGCAGCACCGATCTCAAGGCCGGCTTCGGCGGCCATCTGGGGCGTGCGTTGAAAAAGGGCGACCGCCTGCCCCTGGGCGCGTCGAAGCTGGATGCGACGCACCTGGCGCGGCGTGCCTTCGGCCTGCGCGCGCCCGGGTGGGAGCAGGACAGCGAGGGCGCGGTCGTCCTGCGCGTCATGCCGGGCCCCGAGTTCGAACAGTTCACCGTCGCTGCGCGCGAGCAGCTGTGGAGTGCGTCCTGGCGCATCACGCCGCAGAGCAACCGCATGGGCAACCGGCTCGACGGGCCCGAGCTCAAGCGCAAGCGCAACGCGGACATGCTGTCCTCCGCCGTGATTCCCGGCACGATCCAGGTGCCGCCCTCCGGGCAGCCCATCATCCTGATGGGCGATGCCCAGACCACCGGCGGCTATCCGCGCATCGGCGTCGTGATCCGCGCCGATCTCTGGAAGCTCGCCCGAGCGCCGCTCAACGGCCGCCTGCGCCTCGCCGAAGTCGATGCCGCAGCGGCCCTGCAGGCCTGGGCCGGGCAGCGGCGTTACCTCGCGCAGGTCGGGCAAGCCCTGGCCGCTGCGGGGTGGCCGGTGCCGGCGCACAATCCGGCCGAAGGAGAAAGCCACCATGCGGATTGA
- a CDS encoding M16 family metallopeptidase: protein MKHPSPRRAASGAVLASVLMAPWAGAALAQTSPPDAPAAAVASATQPVQARQFTLANGMTLIVKPDRRAPTAVQMLWLRVGSFDEVDGTSGVAHVLEHMMFKGTRTLKPGEFSRRVAALGGRENAFTTRDYTGYYQQIPADKLEQVMALESDRFANNQWADEEFKREIEVVKEERRLRTDDQLRALLGEQQNAVIFTASPYRRPVVGWMSDLDAMTPADARAFFERWYVPANAAVVVVGDVDVERVRALAEKYYGRIPARAMPERKPRIEPPQRGIRRLEFKAPAEQAYVSLAFRAPQIPATDQFDGASDAYALTVLSAVLDGYPGARLDRALTQGPGRVADSAGAYAGFVGRGPQIFVLDGVPAADKTPEAVEAALREQVAKIAREGIGAAELARVKTQWTASETYKLDSVMAQARELGSHWVQGLPLDASARIIARLQKVTAEEVQAVAAKYFGDDQLTAATLRPLPPDPQRRARGFAAPAGDLR from the coding sequence ATGAAACACCCCTCGCCACGCCGCGCTGCGTCTGGTGCGGTGCTGGCCTCGGTGCTGATGGCGCCCTGGGCCGGGGCCGCCTTGGCGCAGACATCCCCGCCGGACGCCCCCGCTGCCGCCGTTGCCTCGGCCACCCAGCCGGTCCAGGCCCGCCAGTTCACCCTCGCCAATGGCATGACCCTGATCGTCAAGCCCGACCGGCGCGCGCCGACGGCGGTCCAGATGCTCTGGTTGCGGGTCGGTTCCTTCGACGAGGTCGACGGCACCTCGGGCGTGGCGCATGTGCTCGAGCACATGATGTTCAAGGGCACCAGGACGCTCAAGCCCGGCGAGTTCTCGCGCCGGGTCGCCGCGCTGGGCGGCCGCGAGAACGCCTTCACCACGCGCGACTACACCGGCTACTACCAGCAGATCCCGGCCGACAAGCTGGAGCAGGTGATGGCCCTCGAGTCCGACCGCTTCGCCAACAACCAGTGGGCGGATGAAGAATTCAAGCGCGAGATCGAGGTCGTCAAGGAAGAGCGCCGCCTGCGCACCGACGACCAGCTGCGCGCCCTGCTCGGCGAGCAGCAGAACGCCGTCATCTTCACGGCCTCGCCCTACCGACGTCCCGTTGTCGGCTGGATGAGCGACCTCGACGCCATGACGCCGGCCGACGCGCGTGCCTTCTTCGAGCGCTGGTACGTGCCCGCCAATGCGGCGGTCGTGGTGGTGGGCGACGTCGATGTGGAGCGGGTGCGCGCCCTGGCCGAGAAGTACTACGGCCGTATCCCCGCTCGCGCGATGCCCGAGCGCAAGCCGCGCATCGAGCCGCCGCAGCGCGGCATCCGGCGCCTCGAGTTCAAGGCACCGGCCGAGCAGGCCTACGTGTCGCTCGCTTTCCGCGCGCCCCAGATCCCGGCCACCGACCAGTTCGATGGCGCGAGCGATGCCTATGCACTGACGGTGCTGTCCGCCGTGCTCGACGGCTATCCCGGCGCGCGGCTCGACCGCGCGCTCACGCAGGGCCCGGGCCGCGTGGCCGACTCCGCCGGCGCGTACGCGGGCTTCGTCGGCCGCGGCCCGCAGATCTTCGTGCTCGACGGCGTGCCCGCCGCCGACAAGACGCCTGAAGCGGTCGAGGCCGCGCTGCGCGAGCAGGTGGCGAAGATCGCCCGCGAGGGCATCGGCGCGGCCGAGCTGGCGCGCGTCAAGACCCAGTGGACGGCCAGCGAAACCTACAAGCTCGACTCCGTCATGGCGCAGGCGCGCGAGCTCGGCAGCCACTGGGTCCAGGGCCTGCCGCTCGATGCCAGCGCGCGCATCATCGCGCGCCTGCAGAAGGTGACCGCCGAAGAGGTGCAGGCGGTCGCCGCCAAGTACTTCGGCGACGACCAGCTGACGGCTGCCACCCTGCGGCCGCTGCCGCCCGATCCCCAACGCCGCGCGCGCGGCTTCGCGGCGCCGGCGGGCGACCTGCGTTGA
- a CDS encoding SCO family protein, with product MNKRHALRLMAWTGLAALAGTGLAACSEKKPSFNAVDITGADYAKGFTLSDADGKQRTLADFKGKVVVMFFGYAQCPDVCPTTMSEMAQVKQQLGSDGDKLQVLFVTVDPERDTPAVMKAYMGAFDPGFVALIPTPEQLPALAKDYKVYYKKVEGKTPTSYSMDHSAASFVYDTEGRLRLYARYGAGVPAMVSDLKTLLKSA from the coding sequence ATGAACAAGCGCCACGCACTTCGACTGATGGCCTGGACCGGGCTGGCGGCGCTCGCGGGCACGGGCCTCGCGGCCTGCTCTGAAAAGAAGCCCAGCTTCAATGCCGTCGACATCACCGGCGCCGACTACGCCAAGGGCTTCACGCTCAGCGATGCCGACGGCAAGCAGCGCACGCTGGCCGACTTCAAGGGCAAGGTCGTCGTGATGTTCTTCGGCTATGCGCAGTGCCCCGATGTCTGCCCGACCACCATGAGCGAGATGGCGCAAGTCAAGCAGCAGCTGGGTAGCGACGGCGACAAGCTGCAGGTCCTGTTCGTCACGGTGGATCCCGAACGCGATACGCCGGCTGTGATGAAGGCCTACATGGGTGCCTTCGATCCAGGCTTCGTCGCGCTGATCCCGACGCCGGAGCAACTGCCCGCCCTGGCAAAGGACTACAAGGTTTACTACAAGAAGGTCGAGGGCAAGACGCCGACCAGCTATTCGATGGACCACTCTGCCGCCAGCTTCGTCTACGACACCGAGGGCCGGCTGCGGCTCTACGCCCGCTACGGCGCGGGCGTGCCGGCGATGGTGTCGGATCTCAAGACCCTGCTGAAGTCCGCCTGA
- the ftsY gene encoding signal recognition particle-docking protein FtsY — protein sequence MFSFFKKKPAPDSSAPAPAPVETPAEPPAPARSVFSPSSWFGTKPVEPPPAVAPPPAAPAAPAAPAPSPSAEAPAPVPVPVPVPVPVPVPVPVPVPVPVPVPAVVPAEAAPPERSGWLGKLRTGLRKTGNSITAAFVNAQIDDALYEELEEALLMADTGVKATEYLLDDLRRRVRSNMATEASQVKLLLADAIADLLRPLEKELVIGEHTPTVIMVAGVNGAGKTTSIGKLTKHLSNEGASVLLAAADTFRAAAREQLLVWADRNTVEIVSQEGGDPAAVSFDAVNAGKARGKDVVLVDTAGRLPTQLHLMDELKKIKRVVARADATAPHEVLLVIDGNTGQNALAQVRAFDEALGLTGLVITKLDGTAKGGVLCAIARERPIPVYFIGVGEKLEDLETFKAREFAQALVG from the coding sequence ATGTTCAGTTTCTTCAAGAAAAAGCCGGCCCCCGACAGCTCTGCGCCGGCGCCTGCGCCTGTCGAGACGCCGGCCGAGCCGCCGGCGCCCGCCAGGTCCGTGTTCTCGCCGTCCAGCTGGTTCGGCACCAAGCCCGTCGAGCCGCCACCCGCGGTGGCCCCTCCCCCCGCTGCGCCTGCTGCCCCTGCAGCGCCCGCACCTTCGCCCAGTGCCGAGGCGCCCGCGCCGGTGCCGGTGCCGGTGCCGGTGCCGGTGCCGGTGCCGGTGCCGGTGCCTGTGCCTGTGCCTGTGCCGGTGCCGGTGCCCGCGGTGGTGCCCGCGGAAGCCGCGCCTCCGGAGCGCAGCGGCTGGCTCGGGAAGCTCAGGACGGGTTTGCGCAAGACCGGCAACAGCATCACCGCCGCCTTCGTCAACGCCCAGATCGACGACGCCCTCTACGAGGAACTCGAAGAAGCCCTGCTGATGGCCGACACGGGCGTGAAGGCCACGGAATACCTGCTGGACGACCTGCGCCGGCGCGTGCGCAGCAACATGGCGACCGAAGCCTCGCAGGTCAAGCTCCTGCTGGCCGACGCCATTGCGGACCTGCTGCGCCCGCTCGAGAAGGAACTGGTGATCGGCGAGCACACGCCCACCGTGATCATGGTGGCGGGCGTCAACGGCGCGGGCAAGACCACCTCGATCGGCAAGCTCACGAAGCACCTTTCCAACGAGGGCGCTTCGGTGCTACTGGCGGCGGCCGACACCTTCCGCGCTGCGGCGCGCGAGCAGCTGCTGGTCTGGGCCGACCGCAACACGGTCGAGATCGTGAGCCAGGAGGGCGGCGATCCGGCCGCCGTGAGCTTCGACGCGGTCAATGCCGGCAAGGCGCGCGGCAAGGACGTGGTGCTGGTCGACACCGCCGGCCGGCTGCCGACCCAGCTGCACCTGATGGACGAGCTCAAGAAGATCAAGCGCGTGGTGGCCCGGGCCGACGCCACGGCGCCGCACGAGGTGCTGCTCGTGATCGACGGCAACACCGGGCAGAACGCCCTGGCCCAGGTCCGGGCCTTCGACGAAGCGCTGGGCCTGACGGGCCTGGTCATCACCAAGCTGGACGGCACTGCCAAGGGCGGCGTGCTGTGCGCGATCGCGCGCGAGCGGCCGATCCCGGTGTATTTCATCGGGGTGGGCGAGAAGCTGGAAGACCTGGAGACCTTCAAGGCCCGGGAGTTCGCGCAGGCCCTGGTGGGATAG
- a CDS encoding Mpo1 family 2-hydroxy fatty acid dioxygenase, which translates to MHSAATPLPGTDRKVDRLLAHYGESHQNPTNEAIHMIAIPAIMLSIVGLLYALHPWVAYAFVAASAVYYLLLRSASFVIAMVICIALALAAVHAMGDLVLPISAAIFVVAWIFQFIGHKIEGKKPSFFEDIQYLWVGPLFVLSRLFLRLGVRW; encoded by the coding sequence ATGCACAGCGCTGCCACGCCCCTGCCGGGCACGGACCGCAAGGTCGACCGCCTGCTCGCCCACTACGGCGAGAGCCACCAGAACCCGACGAACGAGGCGATCCACATGATCGCCATCCCGGCGATCATGCTGAGCATCGTCGGGCTGCTGTACGCCCTGCATCCGTGGGTGGCCTACGCCTTCGTGGCCGCCAGCGCGGTCTACTACCTGTTGCTGCGCTCCGCGAGCTTCGTGATCGCGATGGTCATCTGCATCGCGCTGGCGCTGGCCGCGGTGCATGCGATGGGGGACCTTGTGCTCCCGATTTCCGCCGCCATATTCGTCGTGGCCTGGATCTTCCAGTTCATCGGGCACAAGATCGAGGGCAAGAAGCCCTCCTTCTTCGAAGATATCCAGTACCTGTGGGTCGGCCCGCTGTTCGTGCTGTCCAGGCTCTTCCTGCGCCTGGGCGTCCGCTGGTAA
- the pcp gene encoding pyroglutamyl-peptidase I, giving the protein MPNVLLTGFEPFDKDALNPSWEAVRALQGWRCEGAMVQARRISCVFGAALRELGAAIDELQPQLVIGIGQAGGRSEITPERVAINVDDGRICDNAGCQPIDVPVVAGAPAAYFSTLPIKAMVRDLRAGGIPAAVSNSAGTFVCNHLFFGLMHRIATRPVATGVRGGFIHIPYLPEQAARFPGAPSMALDTVIAALRIAVATALVVREDVRETGGQLS; this is encoded by the coding sequence GTGCCGAACGTGCTGCTGACGGGCTTCGAGCCCTTCGACAAGGACGCATTGAATCCCTCATGGGAAGCAGTGCGCGCGCTCCAAGGCTGGCGCTGCGAAGGCGCCATGGTGCAGGCCCGCCGCATCTCCTGCGTCTTCGGCGCTGCGCTGCGGGAGCTCGGAGCGGCCATCGACGAGTTGCAGCCGCAACTGGTGATAGGTATCGGCCAGGCCGGCGGGCGCAGCGAGATCACGCCCGAGCGCGTGGCGATCAACGTCGACGACGGCCGAATCTGCGACAACGCAGGCTGCCAGCCCATCGATGTGCCAGTGGTGGCGGGCGCGCCGGCGGCCTACTTCTCGACGCTGCCGATCAAGGCGATGGTGCGCGACCTGCGCGCGGGCGGCATACCGGCCGCGGTGTCGAACAGCGCCGGCACCTTCGTCTGCAACCACCTCTTCTTCGGCCTCATGCATCGCATCGCGACCCGGCCGGTCGCAACAGGCGTGCGTGGGGGATTCATTCACATCCCCTATCTGCCGGAGCAGGCGGCGCGTTTTCCCGGCGCGCCGAGCATGGCGCTCGACACGGTGATCGCTGCGCTGCGCATCGCGGTGGCCACGGCGCTCGTGGTGCGCGAGGACGTGCGCGAGACCGGTGGCCAACTGAGCTAG
- the coaD gene encoding pantetheine-phosphate adenylyltransferase, with amino-acid sequence MSSNVIAVYPGTFDPITLGHEDVVRRATQLFSKVIVAVAAGHHKKALFTLQERMDMARNAVAPFSDQVSVESFSGLLRDFVVARGGKAMVRGLRAVTDFDYEFQLAGMNRSLMPDVETVFLTPSDKYQFISSTFVREIAMLGGEVDKFVSPNVQNSLMAKVRSLGRE; translated from the coding sequence ATGTCCAGCAACGTGATCGCGGTGTACCCCGGCACTTTCGACCCCATCACGCTCGGCCACGAGGACGTGGTGCGCCGGGCGACCCAGCTGTTCTCCAAGGTCATCGTCGCGGTGGCCGCCGGCCATCACAAGAAGGCGTTGTTCACGCTGCAGGAGCGCATGGACATGGCGCGCAATGCGGTGGCGCCTTTCAGCGACCAGGTCTCGGTGGAGAGTTTTTCGGGCCTGTTGCGCGATTTCGTCGTGGCGCGGGGCGGCAAGGCCATGGTGCGCGGCCTGCGCGCCGTGACCGACTTCGACTACGAATTCCAGCTCGCCGGCATGAACCGCTCGCTCATGCCCGATGTCGAGACCGTGTTCCTCACGCCCAGCGACAAGTACCAGTTCATCTCCAGCACCTTCGTGCGCGAGATCGCGATGCTCGGTGGCGAGGTCGACAAGTTCGTCTCCCCCAACGTGCAGAACAGCCTGATGGCCAAGGTGCGCAGCCTGGGCCGCGAATGA
- the rpoH gene encoding RNA polymerase sigma factor RpoH: MTAMSGAPANQLAVANPWSMVPSLGNLDAYISAANRLPLLTQEEEQRYARQLRDHNDLEAAGALVLSHLRLVISISRQYLGYGLPHGDLIQEGNVGLMKAVKRFDPDQGVRLVSYAMHWIKAEIHEYILKNWRMVKVATTKAQRKLFFNLRSMKQGFKAGSADGDTHRDTLSADEVSQMASRLNVKREEVLEMETRMSGGDVLLDPSPSDDGEDGFGPIAYLADASQEPTAQIESRQRDRLSTDGISTALATLDDRSRRIVEERWLKVNDDGSGGMTLHDLAAVYGVSAERIRQIESAAMKKMKKALAEFA, translated from the coding sequence ATGACAGCAATGTCCGGAGCCCCCGCCAACCAGCTCGCCGTCGCCAATCCCTGGTCGATGGTGCCTTCGCTGGGTAACCTGGACGCCTATATTTCCGCGGCCAATCGCCTCCCCCTGCTGACGCAGGAGGAAGAGCAGCGCTACGCGCGCCAGCTGCGGGACCACAATGACCTGGAAGCCGCCGGTGCCCTGGTGCTTTCGCACCTGCGCCTGGTGATCTCGATTTCCCGCCAGTACCTGGGGTACGGGCTGCCGCACGGCGACCTGATCCAGGAAGGCAATGTCGGCCTGATGAAGGCGGTCAAGCGCTTCGACCCCGACCAGGGCGTGCGCCTGGTCAGCTATGCCATGCACTGGATCAAGGCCGAGATCCACGAGTACATCCTGAAGAACTGGCGCATGGTCAAGGTCGCGACGACCAAGGCCCAGCGCAAGCTGTTCTTCAACCTGCGCTCGATGAAGCAGGGCTTCAAGGCCGGCTCGGCCGACGGCGACACCCACCGCGACACGCTGAGCGCGGACGAGGTTTCCCAGATGGCGAGCCGCCTGAACGTCAAGCGCGAGGAAGTGCTCGAGATGGAAACCCGCATGTCGGGCGGCGACGTGCTGCTCGACCCCAGCCCCTCGGATGACGGCGAGGACGGTTTCGGCCCCATCGCCTACCTTGCGGACGCCTCGCAGGAGCCCACGGCCCAGATCGAATCACGTCAACGCGACCGGCTATCGACCGACGGGATCTCGACAGCCCTGGCGACGCTGGACGATCGCAGCCGCCGCATCGTGGAAGAGCGCTGGCTCAAGGTCAACGACGATGGCTCGGGCGGAATGACCCTGCATGACCTGGCCGCGGTATATGGGGTGAGTGCCGAGCGCATCCGCCAGATCGAATCGGCGGCCATGAAGAAGATGAAGAAGGCGCTGGCGGAATTCGCCTGA